Genomic window (Streptomyces sp. ML-6):
TCGGCATGGAAGACCACGAGGAAGAGGAGGAGGCGTGATGGTTCGGCTGGGGAAGGTTCTGCGCGGCAGGGCCGTCGGTGTGGATGGCCGTGCCGAGGGGGCAGGGGGCGGGGGCCGGTTGTATGTGGCGCGGGCGGAGTTGGTGCTGGCCCGGTCCGATCACCGTCAGCTGACGGCCGCCGGCCTGGATCCGGATCCGCTGCAGTTGATGGCCGCCGCGTGCGCGCACGCGGACAGCGAGCGCGGCGAGCGGGTGGAGCTCGTGGTGGACCTGGTGCCGGTGGCCGGGCGGCGGGTGGCGCGGTGGCGGCACCGGCTGGTGCGGCGTGCGCAGCAGCGGGGCCCGTCGGCGTTCGGTGAGCAGCTGGGCAGCGGGGGGCGGGCGGGGGCGGGCGGGGCGTTGTGGTCGCAGGTTCTCGCGGGTCTGAACGGCGGCAGTTCCCGCGGCCGTCAGGGGCAGAGGGCGGGCCGGGTTCCACGGGCGTCGGATCTGGCCGACGGGGTGGGCAAGTTCGTTCCGGGTGTGGATGCGCAGGTGTTCGCGGTGCAGGTGATGGTGCGGGCGGTTGCTGGTCACCCGGTGAAGGCGCGGGCGCTGCTGCATCAGGTGATGGCGGTGATGGATGCCTGGTCGGGTGAGAACTGGTGGCGTCCGGTCGGGCCGCGGAGGGGTATGTGGCGGCCGTACAGCAGTGTGTGGTGGCGGCGCCGGAGTTTCGAGCGGCGGTTCGTGTCGGGTGAGTTCGCGCCCTCGAAGCGGCAGTGGGTGACCTCGCGGGAGATCGCCGCGCTGCTCAAACCGCCGTCGGTGCACTGCACGCCGACGAACGTGGTGCGGACCGGGGGTGTGGTGCCGGCGGCGCCGTCGCGGCTGCCGGAGTGGACCGGGCAGCGGGGGGTGGTGCCGCTGGGCATGGTGACCGGTGCGGACGGGCGTGCACGGTTGGCGGCTGTCCCGCAGAAGGACGTGCTGTTCGGGGCGAGCCTGGGACGGTCGGGTTTCGGGAAGTCGGAGCTCGCGCTGCTCCAGGCGCTGACGCTGGGGTATGCGGGGTTCGGGGTGTGGTTCCTGGATCCGCACGGTGCGGCGGTCCAGCGGGCGCTGCCGTATCTGACGCATCCGGCGGTCGTCGACCGGGTGCAACTGATCGATCTGAGCGTGAAGGATCCGGCGGCGCGGATCGCGTCGTGGAACCCGTTGTCGATGGAGGGGCGGGGCCGGGCGCAGATCCAGGACGTGGTCGGTGCCGTCGTCGGCGGTCTCGCCTCGGCGCAGGGGTGGGGCGACCGGGCGCCGCGGGCGCGGGCGATCCTGTCCCACGCGGTGCAGGTCCTGGCCCACCTCGCGCTGCTGATGTGCGAGCGGGGCCGCCCGGACCTGCAGCCGACGCTGTTCTCGATCACGCGGCTGCTGACGGACGAGCTGTGGCGGATGCAGGTGCTGGAGCAGCTGCCGCGGCGGCTGTCCCGGTTCTGGCGAACCACGTTCCCGAAGTACGAGGGCAGCGCGGTGCCGGTCGTGACGCAGATGCTGGAGCAGCTGGAGACGTCGGATTCGCTGCGGGCGTTCCTCGGCCAGCCGCGGTCCAGCTACAACGTCAGGGCGGCGATGGACGGAAACAAGATCGTGCTGCTGCGGTGCTCGGGCACCGGGGGCGGCGACCAGATCATCACGAGCCTACTGCTGTTCGATCTGTTCCTGGCGGGGCTGTCGCGTGAGGGTGTGCCTCCCGAGGACCTGGAGACGATGTTCGCGTTCGCGGACGAGCTGACCGCGATCGACGGTGCTTCGCGCGGGTACGTGGCGGCGATCCTGGAACAGCTGCGGAAGTACGAGGTGAGGTTGATGGGGCTCACGCAGATGGTGATGCGGCTGTCCGAGGAGACCCGGCAGGCCCTGATGCAGAACCAGTCCCTGCTGTCTGCGGCGGGGGCGGACAGCGACGAGGCCGCGTTCATCTCCCGGCGCCTGGCCGGGGTTGTGTCCCCGGTGCTGGAGCAGCTCGCGAAGTACCAGTACGTGATGTCGACGATGCTGCACGGGGAGCGCAGTACCCCGTTTCGGGTGCGGGGTGTGGCGGTGCACCAGGTGCTGGCCGACTACCGCCGTCCTGACCTCCTTCCCGGCCTGGACTCCGCGGTCGACCGCAACCTGGGGCGCCGGCCGGTCGGCGAGATCCTCAAGGCGCTGGACGGGGACGACGAACGGGTCCCGGGCCTGGACGACATGCTGCTGGCCCATCTCACCGGCCACATCCCGGCCGCGCCCGCCCAGAGCACCGGACGAAGCGAGGTCGCGTGATGTCCCCTTCCCCTTCCCTGGCCCCCCAGGCCCGAGCCGCTGGTCTGTCCCGGTTCGGGCAGCAGCTGCTGCCGGTCCTGTACCAGCACCGTCTCGTCGCCACCAGCCAGCTTCACCGGCTCCTGACCCCGCACACCCGGCGCCCGGTGTATCTGCTGCGCCAGCTCGGGCGCCTGCGTGCGATGGGCCTCACGGAGTCCACCGACCGGCGCACCGGGCGGATGGGGCGCTGCGAGCAGCTCTGGTACATCACCCCGTTGGGCTGCGAGATCGTGGAGGCGGGCGGTGAGGTCACCGCCCGCTCGTACCGCATCAGTCCCAGGGCGGCCGCCTCCCGGCTCCAGGAGCACACCCTCGCCGTCGTCGAGACCGGGCTCGCGTTCACGGAGTGGGCAGAACGTCTGGGCGACGAGTGCGGGGCGCTGGACTGGGAGCCGGAGCTGGCCCACCGTGTCCGTGACGGCGACAGCCGGCTCGGCGACGATGCGTTCCTGGTCCCGGATGCGGTGCTTCGCTACACCCGGGCGACGGGTGATGGGCGGCGTCAGCTCCTGACGTTCTTCCTGGAGATCGACCGTTCCACGATGCAGGTGGCCAAGCTGGGCCGGAAGCTCGGCGCGTATGCCCGCTATGCCTCCTACATCCCTCAGCCGTCGGGGCGCCGTCAGCAGGTGGGCACCCGGGAGGCGTGGCGTGAGCGGTATCCGGCGTTCCCGCGTCTCCTGATCGTTCTGTCGGGGGCGTCCGAGCGGGTTCTTCGGCGCCGTACCGAGGATCTGCGGGCGCTTGCTTCCGCCAACTCTCTTGTTGCACAGGGGAGTCGGCTGCGTGCCGGTATCACCACAGCTGAACTTCTGGGCAGGTACGGTCCTTTCGCTCCGGTAGTCACTCCGGTGCTGGGTGATGCCGAGCCCACCGACATTCTGCTGGCGGATGCCCGGTGAAAGCGCCCGCCAATGCAGATGAGTCGACAAAATCAGCTGCCGCTTTCGTTTCGTTCCGTGCTCGGCTTTCCCGCCGGACGGGCGCGCGGGAGACGGAATCTTGGGGCTGGATCCCGTCATACGGGATTGTGCCGGTTTATGGCACATTCCATGCGACTGAACTGCGGGAACGGGGTGGGCTGTTGGCCAGAATTTGCGTACTGTATGGGATCAGACCGCACGGTCGGCTTTCAGGCCGCGTCCGGCGCACGCTTCTGCTCGCAGCGCGCACCGCAGGTCGGAGCGCCGTGGCATATGCATCGGGAGGCAGAGTGACGCAGTCAGTGCGACCGGGAAGCTCAGAAGTTCGCAAACGGAATCATGCACTTCCGGCAACGCTGCTTGCCGTCGCCTGCACGCTCGTGACCGTCGGGGGATGCAGCACCGGCAAAGCAGAAGACCCGAAAGAATCCCCTGCGCCGACCGCTTCGGCAAAGGCAAAGCAGACGCCGTCCGCGCCTGTGGATGCCACCGAGACTGCCAAGACCGACGCCATCGCCACGTACAAGAAGTACTGGCAGGAAATGGAGCGTCTCTACGCCGACATCGACGGAAACGAAAAGGGTCTGGAGCAGTACGTTGTGGGCGCGGCGCTGAAGAACGCCGAAGCGGATGCCAAGCGCATGCACGAGAGGGGCAACGTCGTCACCGGCCGGGTCGTTGTCGACCGCCCCACCGTGACCAGTGCCGACATCAACCGCAAGATCCCCAACGTAATGCTCTCCAGTTGTCTGGACGTCTCGGAGTGGAAGGTCATCGACCACGCCACCAAGAAGCCGGCGGCTCTTCCCTCGACGCGGCTGACCAGGTACATCATCGTGTCCACGGTGGAACGCTGGCCGGAGGGCTGGAGGGTCATCAGGGACGAGCCCAAGGGGCAGAAGTGCTGAGCCGTCGGGGCCTGGTCCCTGCCGCGGCGGTTCTGGCGGTTCTCTCCGGTTCCGGGACCGCCTGGGCCTCGGACGGTCCCGGAACCGGAGTGGAGGGCTGCGGCCTCTTCGTGTGCGTGGAGGCCGATGCCCCCGGCACCGCCGCGGGCTCCAAGCCCGCCCGCCGTCCTGGAACGGACCAGGCGAAGGGCCGCGGCAAGGGCCCCGTCAGCGGGATGCCCTGCACGTACAAGCTGGCCGACCCGCAGCCCCCGGCCGGGAGCGTGGAGTGGGGCGGGCACGAACCAGGCGACGGGGCGGTCTACGAGAAGACGTGCGCTCCCGGGGACGACGCGACCGCGATCACGCAGCTGGTCTGGGCGGCCGATCCGCCCGAGGAGCAGGTCGACCCTGCCGTCGTGGCGCAGCAGGCCGTGGACAAGATGCTGCTGTCCGGTCCGCGGATCGGGATCACGCCGAAGCCCGGTGGCAAGGGTGTGGTCGGGATGCCGGTCTACCTGTGGACTACGAAGAGCGCCTCGACGTACGGGCCGAACACGGCCTCGGCGACGGCGGGGTCGGTGACCGTCACGGCGACCGCGAAGGTCAGCAAGATCGTGTGGTCGATGGGGGACGGCTCAAGCGTCACCTGCACGACGGCGGGCACGCCGTACCGGGCGGAGTACGGCAAGAAGCCGTCCCCGGACTGCGGCCACCGCTACACCCGGCCCTCCTCCACGCGGGAGTCCGGTAAGTATCACGTCACCGCAACGTCGACCTGGACGATCGACTGGACCGGGGGCGGCGAGAGCGGCCAGCTCACCGAGATCCGCGACAGTGCCGTCGACGTCACCGTCGCCGAGGTCCAGGTCCTCAACTGACCCCGTTTTTCCCTTCCTTGAATTCCCGAGAGGCAGCACCGCATGGAGTCCCCTGTCGCCGTGCCGCCGGCGCCCCGCGCCGCCGGTCCGGCCCGCCCCGACATCCCCATCACCACGACGGCCCCGGTCAAGCGGGAGCGCCGCTGGTCGGTGGCCGCGCTCTGCGCCGTCCTGGCGGTGGTCGCCGGGCTCGGGGCGGCTGCGGCGGTCACGTCGGCCGGTGACCGCACCCGTGTCCTGGCCGTTGCCCGGGACGTCCCGGCCGGGCAGGCGCTGACGGAGGGCGATCTCGTTGTGGCGGAGGTGTCGGCCGACGCGCACCTGTCTCCGGTTCCCGCCTCGGACCGGGCCGGCGTGATCGGAAAGCGCCCTGCTGTCGATCTGCGCAAAGGCGGGCTGCTGACGGCCTCGCAGCTGGCTGCGGGAAGCGGGCTGGGCGACGACAAGCAGCAGGTGGGTGTGCAGGTCAAGCGGGGCCAGGCCCCCGCCGGTGCCCTGGCCCCTGGCGACAAGGTGCTCGCGGTCACCACCCCGGCCGCGGGCGACCAGCCCGATGCCAAGGATGTCGAGGCGCCTCCGTCATCGGTCAACGGCGTCGTGGTCTCCGTGTCCCGCCCGGACGCCTCGGGCACGATCGTGGTCAACCTCGCGGTGTCCTCCACGGACGGGCCGCTGCTGGCGACCCGGGCCGCGACGGGGCGGATCACCCTGGTCCGCGAACCGCGGAGCAGCTGACATGCCCGTGACCGCTCTTGTCTCCGCCAAGTCCTGCGGGGTCACCGCTTCCGCGCTCGCCCTGACCCTGGCCTCGAAACGCCCGTCGCTGCTCGCCGAGTGCGACCCGGCCGGAGGGACCGTCCGTGCCGGGTTCCTGGACGGCAGCGTCACCGCCGGGTTCGGCCTCTACCACCTCGCCGCCGCCGAACGCACCGGCCCCGACGCCCTGGCGAACGCGTTCGCCAATCACCTGTGGCCCCTGGACGAGGCCGGGCACCGCAAGCTGCTGCCCGGCCTGACCGATCCCGCCCAGGCGGCGGCACTCGGCAGGACGTGGCCGGCCCTGTCGGACGTGATGCACGTCCTGGCCGGGGAAGCCGGGTACGACGTGTTCATCGACGCCGGGCGCCTCGCGCTGGAGGCCGGGCACCTCCACCCCGTCCTGACTCCGGCTCCGCTGCTCCACCAGGCCGACATGGTCCTGCTCGTGGTCCACAGCACCGAGCAGTCCCTCACCCTGGCCCGGCACGTCATCGACCCGCTGCGCACCGAACTGCAGGAACACGGCTCGGGCGCCGACGCCCTGGGCCTGCTGCTCATCGAGGGCGGAGCCTACCGGGCGCACCAGGTCAGCGACGCCCTGAAGGGTGTGCCGGTGCTCGGTGCCCTCCCCTGGGACCCGGCCACCGCCCAGTACCTCACCACTGGAGGCAGACCTCCTCGCGGTCACGCCCGCAGCCCGCTGCTCCGGCACGCGCGTACCGCGACCGAGCAGATCGAGGCGGCCACCTCACGCCGGCGGATCCAGCAGGAGTACCCGGCCCGGCCCGCCAACCCGCGGATGGCCGGTGTGCTGCAGCGCCTGGCCGAGCAGCGCGGAGGAAGCCGTGGCTGACACCCACCAGCGTCCCGGCACCAACGGGCATCCGGAGCCGATGGGCCGCCAGGAACTCGCGTCGTTGCTGTCCGGGCATCTCGGCCAGCGCCGTACGCCCCCGCCCGCCCAGCCGCAGGCCCCTGTTCCTCCCCCAGCGGCGAGTGCGGGGCCGGCCACGGTGCCGCGGCTGGCTGGCCTGCCCGGCGACCTCCCGGTGGGCTGGGACGTGATCGAGGCGCTGCAGAGCAAGGTGTCCAAGGCACTCAGCGAGCAGGACCCCGACAAGCACCTGGAGGAAGCGGACCGAAGGGCTCTCGCGCGGGCCCTAGTCACCACCGCGGTCGCGGACTGGTCGACCAAGCACGCCCACGGCAACACCCCGCTGACCGCCGAGCAGGAGAGCGCGATCGGCACCGCAGTCTTCAACTCCATGTACCGCGGCGGCCGGCTCCAGTCCCTTCTCGACGAGAAGGGGGTCGAGGACGTGATGGTCGACGGGCTGCGCGCGCACGTCGAGTACTACGACCGGCCGCGCCGCACGATCGAGAAGGTCGCCGACAGCCATGAAGAGCTGATCGCGTGGGTCAACCGGATGGCCCGTCTGTCAGGGCACGGCGAGCGGGCCCTGACGCAGGCCACACCGATGGTCGGTTTCCGGATGCCTGACGGTTCCCGGGTCACCTCCTCGCTGCTCACCACCCGCCCGTCGGTTGTTATCCGGCGTCACCGCATCCAGCAGCACGGCATCGCCGACCTCGTCCGGTGGGGCTCGATCAACCCGATCCTGGAACGATTTTTGACCGCGTGCGTCCACGCCAAGATGAACATGCTGGTCGTCGGCGACATGGGCGCGGGCAAGACGTCGCTGCTGCGTGCGCTCGGCCGTGAGATCCCTCCCGCCGAGCGGCTGGTCACCTTGGAGTCCGACCGCGAGCTCTACCTGGACGAGCCCGGCCCGAAGCCGGGACCGGTGACGTTCGCGTTCGAGGCCAGGCAGTCCAACGGCGAGGTCAGAGGCGGCGACCGGGCCGGCGAGGTCAGCATTTCCGACATGTTCGCCACCGCGCTGCGCTACAACGCGAGCAGGGTCATCGTCGGCGAGGTCCGCTCCACCGAGATCGTGCCGATGCTGAACGCGATGTCCTCCGGCGGCTCCGGCTCCATGTGCACGCTCCACGTCCGCCGCCCGCACGCCATCATCAGCCGCCTGGTCCAGCTGTGCACCGAGGCCGGTATGCAGACCGAGGCCGCCCACCACCTCATCGCCGCCTCCATCGACGTGGTGGTCTACCTGACCTACCTGGACGAGACGGCGATCGGCGGCAAGCGGCACCGGTTCGTGAGCAGCATCTACGAGGTCCACGACACCGTCGGGGAGGGGGGCCGGCCGGTCACCACCGAGCTCTTCGCGCCCCAGGGCGGCGAGTTGCGCGCCGTCTACAAGAGCATGCCGACCTTCATCGGCGATCTGGAGCGCACCGGTCTGTTCAGCCGGCAGTGGCTGACCGAGAACCCGTACGGTGCGTGGCTCGGGCCGCTGCAGACGGTGGGTGCGCGATGACCACCTCCCAGCTCGCGCTCGTCGCGGCCTGCTGCGCCGTGCTCACCCTGCTCGCTGTCGTCGCCGCCGTGCGCGAGATCCGGGGCCGCATCCCCGACCCGGCCAAACCGAGATCCCGCATGACCGGCCGTATCCAGCGTGCGAAGGCCGAGCTGCCGGAGGCGTGGCAGCGGCGCTGGCGGCATCTGCTCACCACGGCGGGCATCGTGGCGCTGGTGGTGTGGGCCTGGACGGGATGGCCCGTCCACGGTCTCCTCGCCGGTGCCGCCGTCCTCGCCCTGCCCTACCTCCTCAACCCGGGCACCGCGGCCACGCAGCGGATCGAGCGCCTGGAGGCGCTCGGGCAGTGGCTCAACCACCTGGCCGGTGTCCACCAGGCCGGGATCAGTCTCTCCCAGACGATCCAGGCCTCCGCGAAGGCCGCGCCCGCGCCGATCGCCCCGGGCGTGCGGGCCCTGGCGGACCGGCTGCGCTCCGGAATGGAAGCGAACGACGCCTTCGCCCTGTTCGCCGACGAGCTCGCCGATGGTGTGTCCGACCACGTCGTGCTCCTGTTCCAGTCCCATGCCGTCTACAAGGGCCCCGGGCTGTCCGACGCGCTGGAGGCCCTGGCGGTCACGATCCATCAGCAGGCCGCGGACGCCCGTGACATCGAGGCCGACCGGGCGAAGGTCCGCAAGAGCTCGCGCATGGTCTCGGTCGTCATCTGCATCGTCGTGGTCGGCTGCATGCTCAACGACGCCTGGTCCGGCTGGTATCAGTCACCGGGCGGGCAGATCGTCCTCGCCGGCCTCGGCGGGCTGTTCGCCTACACCCTGCGCTGGCTGCGGAAGATCGCCAGGACCGAACCCGACCCCCGGCTCATCGACCCGCTTCCGCCCGCCCAGCTCACCACCACGGGAGGCGCCCGATGATCCCCATGAACGCGGTGCTCCCCGCAGCGGCCGCAGGCGTCCTGATCGGCCTGGCCGTACGCGCGGCCATGCCCGCCCGCCGCGACCTCGCATCCGCCCTGGACCGCCTGGACGTCTCCAAGACCGGCGGACCGCCCCTGTCCTCAACCGCCCCCGCGACCACCACCGGCACAACGTTCCAGGAACGCGTCGGCGCCCGGCTGCTCGACGAACTCGGCGGCCGCATCACCCTGCCCGTCAAGGACCTGAACCTGCTGAGGATCAGCCCGGCCGAGCACCTCGGCAAACGAGCCCTGTTCGCCCTGTACGGCCTGCTGCTCCCGCAGCTCCTCCAGGCGCTCCTCGCCACAGCCGGCGCGGCCTTCCCCTTCGCGGTTCCCGCGATCGTCTCCCTCGCCATGGCCGGCCTGTTCTGGTTCTGGCCCGGCAAGGACGTCGCCCGCGACGCGGCAGCCGTCCGTCTCATCGTCCGTCACGCCGCCGCCTCCTACCTGGAGCGCGTCGCGCTGGCCCGCATCGCGAACTCCGGCGCGGCCCAAGCCCTGACCCAGACCGCGGAAGTCGGTGACGGCTTCATCTTCGTGCGCATGCGGCAGGTCTTCCACCAGGCCGACCTCTCCGGTGTCACCGTCTGGGACGCCCTCAAACAGCTCGGCGACGAACTCGACATCCCGGAGCTGACCCGCCCCGCCGACACCCTCGCCCTCGCCGGTGACGGCGCGGCCGTCTACACCACCCTGCAGGCCCAGGCCCGCCAGCTGCGCATCGCGCTGCTGTCGGACGCGAAAGCCCAGGCCAACGCGGCGAGCGCGGCGATGATCCTGCCAGTCACCTTCGGCGTCATCCTCATGCTCATTTTCGTGATGATCCCCGTCACGATCACCATCCTCGGAAGCTGAAAGAAGAACGATCATGGACATCCAGACCCTGACCGTGTGGATCCGCGGCCGGTACGCGGCCCTGAAAGCCGCCAAGGACGCCGGGCAGACCTCCACCGAACTGGCGGTGATCGCCGGTGCGCTGCTGGTCGGCGCCGGCCTGCTGGTGCTGGCGATCCGCACCAAGCTCCTGGAGAAGATCGGCATCATCAACGGCGGCTGACCACACCCCGCACCCGCATCACCATCACGTCGAAGAAGCCGAGGAAGATGAAGCACGCACACGAGCCCCGAACAGGCGGGGGGAGGCTGACACGTCCAGGACGACGTGTAGCAGCGCTCCTTCGGCGGCGGGCGCGGGGCGACCGCGGTTTCGGCAGCGTCGAGTTCGCGGTCCTGGCCGTCGTCGTCCTCGCGCTGATCTTCACCGCCGTCCAGGTCGGCCTGTACTACCACGCGCGCAAGGTCGCCCAGTCCGCCGCCCGCCAGGGCGTGGAGGCCGGGCGGCAGTTCGGCGCCGGCGAGGGCGACGGCGTCGCCCAGGCTCAGGAATTCCTGAACCGGTTCGGCGGCAGCGTCCAAGGCGCGAGCGTGTCATCGGCCGGCAGCAGTGCGCAGGAGATCCGCATCACCGTGCGCGGCAGTGTCGCCACGCTGGTCCCCGGCCTGACGCTGGACGTCGTCCAGCACGCCGCCGCCCCCGTCGAGCGCTGGACCAACGTCCCCCGGTAGTTCGCGATTTCTGAAGTATCGACCGTCACGAACCCACGGGAAGGGGGTGCCTCTGATGACTATCAAATCATTGGGTTCAGGAACCGGAGCGGTGGCGGACCACTGCCCGCTCGAAAAGGTGACGCACCGCGGGGTGATCGAGTGTTCCGGTGTACCGGGCGGCCCCGTGGATGCTCATGCCGAACAGGTCGCAAACCCGGCGGAGGTCTCCGTCCGTAGCTCGGACCTCATCAAGGATGCGGTCCTCGCGCAGGTGTCGCGGCGTCATGCCCAGGAGACGGTAGAACCACACGGGGCCCGACGCCTCGGCGCGACCTGCGGTGTGCTGATTGATCAGCAAGTAGGGGTTGGTCGTGCGCGGCCAGCGTTGCTGGCGGTGATCGAGGTAGGTGACGAGCCGTTCTCGGACGGGTTGGGCAAGAGGGATGACCCGATCGTCGATGTACAGGGTGCCGTCGCGGAGGTTCGTCAGGAGCAGACGACGTACCTGTCCGGGCATGAGGGCGTGGAAGGCGAGCAGGGCGGCCACGAGCGCTGCGGCGGGGTTGTCGCTGCCCAGGCGTTGGCGTACGGCGGCGGGAGCGAGAGGCAAGGGGTCTCGGTACTCGGCTCGGCCGACGGGGATGCGGGCTGTGGGGTTGGCGAACAGGACCCGGCGTCCTTTGAGCAGATAGAAGACCGACCGGAGCCCCTGGATGCGGTGGGAGCGTGGGGTGCCGTTGTCGGGGAGAGCGTCCTCGACATGCTCTTTGGTGATCTCGCGCAAGGAAGTGTGGCCGTCCGCGGCCCACTGCTTCAGGGCGGGGAGTGCCCAGGCGAGGTTGAGGCGGATGGTGGTGGGGGAACGCGGCGTGCGGCGGGGAGGGGTGCTGCTGCCGTGGAGTATGACGTCGAACCAGATCTGCAGTTCCTTCGTCATGGGGTCGGGCAGGCCGGCGGTATGGCGGTGAAACCAGGTCACCACGGTCGGATCGAGGTCGTCTTCGAGCAGGTCTGCCGCGGACAGGATCTCGGTCACCGTGGAGGTGGGAAGGGCGATGGCGGAGAGTTGCCTGACATCTCCGGATCGGATCGGGGCTCCGGGGGTGTCCTGGGTGCCGAGGAGGATTCTCATCGCCCGGCGGGCCCGGTTGGTGGGGTTCTTGGACCAGCCGTGCCGTGCGGCCCACTCGCTGGTGAAGTGATCGAGGAAGTCTGCCAGGGCAAGGTCGCGCGGTTCGGGAAAGTTGGTGCGAAGGCCTGCGGCGAGGTCGTGGGTCATCTCGAAGAAGACCAGTTGCTGGTGTTCGACCGTGCCCGGGTGCTGAGGCACCTGGTGGAGGTCGGGGCGCGGGTCGGCCTGGCGGCTGTTCCGGGTGGGCAGGGCGATGAACAACTGCTGGCCGTGCCGGTTGGCGTCGGCCGTGGTGATGGTCTTGTCGTGACGGCGGATTCGTTCGGCGGCTCTCTGCCGCCAGCACAGGCGGCAGGTGCCGCCGGTCTTGGTGGGGCGGTGGTGGCCGCAGATGGGGCAGTCCGTCAACGGGTACCGGTCGGGGCGTGCGCGCCATGCGGTACAGGCCCGGCACAGCCACTTGCTGTGCCGGGTCACGCCCCAGGCGTGGCAGTCCCGGCAGGCGTCCGGCGGCTGGGGCGCGAAGTGGTGGCACAACCGGCACAGGCCGCTGGAGTAGTAGTCGCGGTCCGATCCGCAGCGTGTGCAGGACGGAGGGGTGTGAGGACCGCCGGGCATGCAGTCGTAACAGGACTCGGCCCTGCTGGTGGCGACCGGTCTCCTGCGGCACGCGGGGCACACGCGGGGGTGGTTGCGCTTCACGCCGGCGGCGCCGAGCGGTTGCGCCCGAACCGTGGAGTGACCACCGATCCCCCTGCCGCTTCGGCGAGTTGGGCGGGTGTGGCGGGTCTGCGTGCGGCGACCTTGTCCGGCTCGCAGATGAGCAGGTCGGTAGGGCTGCATTCCAGGACGGCGCACATCACGTCCAGGTCGTCGAGGCGAATCATGGTGGGCGTGCCGGTCCACAGGGCTGACATCTTGCCCGCGCTGATCTCCAGCCCGGCGTCGGCCAGCCGGCGGCGCAGTTCGGTGGACTTCCAGATCCCTTGTTCGGCCGCCCTCATGCGAAGTTGCCAGCGCACCAGGTCACCTCGCCTCTCCGCAGAGCCGGGCGGTCACGCGGTCGTTGGCGCTTTCCCAGGCCCTCTCGATGTGGTTGGTATGGACGTGAATGTACCGGGTTGTAGTGGAAAGCCATTCGTGGCCGAGGACCTCCTGGATCGCTTTGAGATCGAGGCCTCGCAGGTACAGCGACGAGGCGCAGTAGTGCCGCAGGCCGTGCGGGGTGAGGCGGTCGTTCCACTCTGGCAGCCAGGTCGCCACGGCCTGGGCGAGGCCCGAGCGCAGTGCGTCATCGCCCACCCGGGTGCAGTAGCCGGTGACGGGGTCGTGGCGCTCGCTGGGCAGCAGGGGGGCGTCGGGGCGCTGCCAGTCGTCGCCGAACTGGTGTCGGATGTCGGTCAGCCACCAGTTCATGAGCGTGTCGACGGAGTTGATGCCGGGGACGAAGCGGGTCTTCGGCCCTCGCCCGCGGCTGCCCTTCCCGTGGCGAACGTGCAGTTTGCCCTTTTCCCCCAGGTCGGGGCGCCAGTCACGGATGTCGAGCATGACCGTCTCGTTGATCCTGAGCCCAGCGCGGCGCCACAGAGAGGCGGCGAAGTAGTTCCGTGCCGCCGGCAGGTACTTCCTGGCGCCGGGCAGCGCCGTGCCCCAGCTTGTGAAGAGATGGTCCACTTCGGGGTCCGTTGGGGGCACGCGCACCGACCCGTCGCCGATCCGGGCCGGTCGGTTGAACTCGTCGATGGGCTGGATGAGCGTGTGGCCGGTCAGGGCGTGGATCTCGCCCTGGTAGCGGTTCAGGAGGAAGTCGTAGAACCCGGCGACGGTCTGCGCTTTCTTCTGCACCGTCGTTTTGGCCAGCCCGCGGTCTTTGCGCTGGTAGGCGAGGAAGCGGTCCGCGTCGGCCGGCTCAGCAGTCCACATCGGGCGGCCCAGGAACCGGACGAACTCGAATACGCCCCCTCGCTCTTCCGCGACCGTGCTGTCCGCCAGGCCAGCCCCGACCATCGCCAGGGCGTACTGGTCGA
Coding sequences:
- a CDS encoding TadE/TadG family type IV pilus assembly protein — encoded protein: MKHAHEPRTGGGRLTRPGRRVAALLRRRARGDRGFGSVEFAVLAVVVLALIFTAVQVGLYYHARKVAQSAARQGVEAGRQFGAGEGDGVAQAQEFLNRFGGSVQGASVSSAGSSAQEIRITVRGSVATLVPGLTLDVVQHAAAPVERWTNVPR
- a CDS encoding tyrosine-type recombinase/integrase, which gives rise to MALAAVRSIGSARGLRSEQEREDFEQELVDQYALAMVGAGLADSTVAEERGGVFEFVRFLGRPMWTAEPADADRFLAYQRKDRGLAKTTVQKKAQTVAGFYDFLLNRYQGEIHALTGHTLIQPIDEFNRPARIGDGSVRVPPTDPEVDHLFTSWGTALPGARKYLPAARNYFAASLWRRAGLRINETVMLDIRDWRPDLGEKGKLHVRHGKGSRGRGPKTRFVPGINSVDTLMNWWLTDIRHQFGDDWQRPDAPLLPSERHDPVTGYCTRVGDDALRSGLAQAVATWLPEWNDRLTPHGLRHYCASSLYLRGLDLKAIQEVLGHEWLSTTTRYIHVHTNHIERAWESANDRVTARLCGEAR
- a CDS encoding LPXTG cell wall anchor domain-containing protein; the encoded protein is MDIQTLTVWIRGRYAALKAAKDAGQTSTELAVIAGALLVGAGLLVLAIRTKLLEKIGIINGG
- a CDS encoding helix-turn-helix transcriptional regulator, which gives rise to MRWQLRMRAAEQGIWKSTELRRRLADAGLEISAGKMSALWTGTPTMIRLDDLDVMCAVLECSPTDLLICEPDKVAARRPATPAQLAEAAGGSVVTPRFGRNRSAPPA